Below is a window of Shewanella khirikhana DNA.
CGCTATGGGTTAAACTGTGGCCATTGCTCAGGGGAGATTGCTATGTTGCTGAAAATACTGCTGACGTTGGTTGTTATATCCGCCGCTTATTTTTCATATAAAAAGCGCAAACCCGTCACCCCTGCAGTGAGTGCCAATGGCTTACTCACCCGTTATCTGGCGATGGGCACTCTGTTTACAGCGGTGCTGCTAAGCTCCGTGTGGCTTGGCTGGCGTTGGTACGATGGCAATCGGGTGTTGTCTGTTACCATAGTTTCCCCAGCTGAGGGCGAACAGAAGACCTTCAAGGTGCGTAAACGCGATTTGGGACAGTCAGAGCTTGAAACCCTCGATGGCCTTAAAATCCGCTTGTCTTCCCAGGAGCGAATAATGATCTCCAGCTCTGACCAGCAATAAATCAACGTCTTATTTCAAAGATCTCTGCTTTTCATTCTGTGGTTATCGGGTAAACTAGCCGCGGTTTCAGATTGCTCCCCGTGTGAACGGGTTAGGGAGGTTCCATGATCACTGCATATGTGTATGAAAATCGTCAATTGACCATACTCGAACTTGGCATTCAGGATCCCATCCCCCCGGCAACCTTGTGGCTTGATCTGTACAAGCCGGAAGACGAGGAGCGTGAGTGGCTGGCACAGTTCTCAGTTGAAGAGCTGCCGGACGAGGAAGACATCAACGAGATTGAAGCCTCGGCCCGTTTCTATCAAAACAGCGACGGTTTGCACATTAACTCCTTGTTCCCGCAGCGAGTGGGGCAGGATGTGCGCGGCGTTAACGTCTCGTTTAACCTCAGAACCAATTTCCTGCTGACCATCCGTGAAGAGGATGTGGGTCTTATCCGCTTGCTCAGAAACTACCTGCGCCTTGGCAGACTTGAAGCCTCCACACCGCAGGAGCTGTTTATCGAGCTGTTCAATCTGAAGGTGGACTATCTGTCTGACTTGATTGAAGACGTGTACACGGTGCTTGAGAATGTGGGCGAAGAAGTGTTCGAGAGCCAGGAGCTGGATGAAGTCTTCAAGCTCATCACCATTCAGGAAGACGCCAACGGCAAAATCCGCCTCAGTTTGCTCGATACCCAGCGCTCACTGCGCTACATGCAACGCTATTACCGCGGTCAGCTGACCGACGAGGACATGAAGGATCTGCGGGAGATGCTGTCGGATATCGAATCTTTGATGCCCCACAGCCAGTTTATCTTCGACAAGCTGAACTTTCTGCTCGATGCCGCCATGGGTTTTACCAGTTTGCAGCAGAACAAAATCATCAAGATCTTCTCGGTTGCTGCGGTTGTGTTTCTGCCACCCACCCTGATTGCGTCGAGCTATGGCATGAACTTTACCACTATGCCGGAACTGGAATGGCAATATGGCTACCCCATGGCCATCGCCATGATGCTGGCGAGTGCTGCCGGGACCTATTTCTTCTTTAAACGTAAACGCTGGTTGTAAGCTCAGGCTTTAAACAGCGGGATTACGTCGGCGCTGGTGCGCTCGAGGTAATTGGGCTCGTTGATGAGGTTTTGCAGGGTGTGGAGTTTGCCGCGCATCATGCTCATGGCCACCACACAGCGATGGTAGGGGTTGCTGCAGCGCTCCAGTTGACGGTCAAGGTTAAACACAAGGCACTCCAGTTGTGCCTTGTTGCACTCAGATCCTTCTATCACTTCACGGTTGAGCGTGCTCCTGAGCCGCTCCAACTCATCGGGTTGGTTATCGGCCATCCACAGCAGCGTATCGAAATCCGGCAAGGGTGTCATAAGCGCCCCCTTTAACACGTCTGGTGATTTTGGTGATTCCTCCACACTAGACAAAGGGGATTGCCAAGGCAAGACAACTTGGGTCTAAGCGCAGAGCGGCGCGGCTTTGAAGGTTATATACAGTAAAAAGGCGCATCTGGAATAATGCGCCTTTTTAGTGGGATCAGCCCTGGCCGTCCTGGCCGAAAAAGTAAGTTACCCGTTCTCGTGGATTGAGATAATTGAAGATTTTCTCGGGTAGCGCGGCGGGTGGCAGACAGCGCACTATGCTGAGTCCCTCGGCTTCAAGGTCAATTATAGGAGCCTGATCTTTTGGCACCAGCGCATCGTAAACCATGATCCTCGGGAACAGCAGCTTACTGAGGTTAACGGCCATGACCATACCGAACTGACCACTGGTCAGCTCGACAACAGAGCCTGGCGGGTAAATCCCCAACATACGGATAAGTTGACCGATAAAGTCGCCATTGAGTTTACCTTTGTAATTTTTGAAGAGATAACCCAATGCCGCATAAGGGGTTTTCGCTTTGGAAACGTTTTCAGGATGGCAAAGTTTGTCGTACTCATTCACCACAGCTGCGAGCTGTGACAGCTGGCATAGCTCCTTGGCTTTTAATGCTTTGGGGTAGCCGGTGCCGTCCAAAAATTCGTGGTGATTGGTGATGACCGGCAAGGCCTTTTCGGGGAAATTCTCGGCAAGCTTCACCAGCTCAGCGCCAAAAAGCGGATGCTGCTTGATAAAGTTCTCTTCCGGTGTGGTCAGCGGTGCCTGC
It encodes the following:
- the corA gene encoding magnesium/cobalt transporter CorA, with amino-acid sequence MITAYVYENRQLTILELGIQDPIPPATLWLDLYKPEDEEREWLAQFSVEELPDEEDINEIEASARFYQNSDGLHINSLFPQRVGQDVRGVNVSFNLRTNFLLTIREEDVGLIRLLRNYLRLGRLEASTPQELFIELFNLKVDYLSDLIEDVYTVLENVGEEVFESQELDEVFKLITIQEDANGKIRLSLLDTQRSLRYMQRYYRGQLTDEDMKDLREMLSDIESLMPHSQFIFDKLNFLLDAAMGFTSLQQNKIIKIFSVAAVVFLPPTLIASSYGMNFTTMPELEWQYGYPMAIAMMLASAAGTYFFFKRKRWL
- a CDS encoding DUF3135 domain-containing protein, coding for MTPLPDFDTLLWMADNQPDELERLRSTLNREVIEGSECNKAQLECLVFNLDRQLERCSNPYHRCVVAMSMMRGKLHTLQNLINEPNYLERTSADVIPLFKA